A genome region from Lactobacillus sp. ESL0791 includes the following:
- a CDS encoding ABC transporter ATP-binding protein: MAVIELKNVQKIYGKGSAQVAALKDVNFTANKGEVVLIMGPSGAGKSTFLTIAGSLQKPTSGEVLVNGQDISSLSSKESNNLRLNKIGFVLQAYNLVPFLTVQEQFELVDKVKKQNNISQTDFQALLKQLGIADLVKKYPGELSGGQQQRVAIARALYANPEILLADEPTASLDSKNVDEVGQLFSFLAKDRNKAVLLVTHDKRLEKYADHIYEMMDGRMTKEK; this comes from the coding sequence ATGGCAGTAATTGAATTAAAAAATGTCCAGAAGATTTATGGCAAGGGTTCCGCACAAGTTGCGGCTCTGAAGGATGTCAATTTCACCGCAAATAAAGGTGAGGTGGTTTTAATCATGGGACCGTCCGGCGCTGGTAAGAGTACTTTTTTGACGATTGCGGGGTCCCTCCAAAAACCAACTTCGGGTGAGGTTTTGGTTAATGGCCAAGATATTTCGTCCTTGTCTTCTAAGGAGAGTAATAATCTACGGCTGAATAAAATCGGCTTTGTCTTGCAGGCCTATAATTTGGTTCCCTTCTTAACTGTTCAAGAGCAATTTGAATTGGTTGATAAGGTCAAGAAACAGAATAATATCAGCCAAACGGATTTTCAGGCTCTGCTTAAACAGCTGGGGATAGCTGACTTGGTGAAAAAATATCCGGGTGAATTATCCGGCGGGCAGCAGCAGCGGGTGGCAATCGCCCGTGCACTTTATGCCAATCCGGAAATATTGCTGGCCGATGAACCGACGGCTTCACTTGACAGTAAAAATGTTGATGAAGTGGGTCAGTTATTCAGTTTTTTAGCTAAAGACCGTAACAAAGCTGTTTTGCTGGTTACGCATGATAAACGTCTAGAAAAATATGCCGATCACATCTACGAAATGATGGATGGCAGAATGACAAAAGAAAAATAG
- a CDS encoding ABC transporter permease: MFLAIKEIKREKLRYGLIILMIFLISYLIFILSSLAVGLASENTQALNSWGAQNVVLNKNSNVSMNQSILNKTDLKDAQIGKNEALVGQTAVVAKNSKRQSVSAQFLGIKHDQFIYQKEELISGRRAKTNSEVTVDQDFKVKGYRLGDKLELSGTKGKYEIVGFVKNAKINIAPIIYGSLATWKKLRQEMPNMEASAIVSRSSSYNYNHENAETYPIATFIKKLPGYTAQNMTFELMIGFLFVISLIIIAVFLYILTMQKMHNFAVMRAQGIPSKTLVNATISQALILVIVGVAIGLIATWLTALALPAAVPMSFTPNIIISGTVGMFLTGVIGSLIPIRSILKVDPAKAIGE, from the coding sequence ATGTTTTTAGCAATAAAAGAAATCAAGCGTGAAAAGTTGCGCTACGGTCTAATTATTTTGATGATTTTTTTAATCAGTTACCTGATTTTTATTTTGTCATCGTTAGCCGTTGGTTTGGCAAGTGAAAATACGCAGGCATTGAATTCGTGGGGTGCACAAAATGTTGTACTGAACAAAAATTCAAATGTGAGCATGAACCAATCGATTTTGAATAAAACGGATTTGAAGGATGCTCAAATTGGTAAAAATGAGGCGCTGGTGGGGCAAACGGCGGTTGTTGCCAAAAATAGCAAGCGGCAGTCAGTTTCAGCCCAATTTTTAGGTATTAAACACGACCAATTTATTTATCAAAAAGAGGAATTAATCAGCGGCAGGAGGGCCAAGACCAATTCTGAAGTCACGGTTGACCAGGACTTTAAAGTTAAGGGCTATAGACTGGGCGATAAACTGGAATTGAGCGGAACTAAAGGTAAGTATGAGATTGTTGGGTTTGTTAAGAATGCTAAGATCAATATTGCTCCGATTATTTATGGCTCACTAGCTACTTGGAAAAAACTGCGTCAGGAAATGCCCAATATGGAGGCTTCGGCAATTGTTTCGCGGTCAAGCAGTTATAATTATAACCATGAAAATGCGGAAACTTATCCGATTGCCACTTTTATCAAAAAGCTGCCGGGTTATACTGCACAAAATATGACCTTTGAGTTAATGATTGGTTTCCTGTTTGTCATCTCATTAATCATTATTGCCGTTTTTCTGTACATTTTAACAATGCAGAAGATGCACAATTTTGCTGTGATGCGGGCTCAAGGAATTCCGAGCAAGACATTGGTAAACGCGACAATCAGCCAGGCACTAATTCTGGTGATTGTCGGCGTAGCAATCGGTTTGATTGCGACCTGGCTGACGGCCTTGGCATTGCCGGCAGCGGTGCCGATGAGTTTTACTCCTAATATTATTATCAGCGGAACGGTCGGCATGTTCTTAACAGGGGTTATCGGCAGCTTGATTCCGATTAGGTCGATTTTGAAAGTGGATCCAGCAAAGGCAATAGGTGAATAG
- a CDS encoding TetR/AcrR family transcriptional regulator, protein MVKQTFINLPEKKRQRVTAALLKEFSQYPLKDAEVAHIVRDAGIARGAFYKYFIDLIDAYRYLYRIALSKIHTDVKITDTFQPEIFYEQVVNFLDQTEHSEYAPLIRMHILYNESVLPHAYKNLAKLHHLSAEIWTAMVLSHDVIRLVFTDPKNKDNDLARFKESLMILKRGSVNVFSNKRNQA, encoded by the coding sequence ATGGTCAAACAAACTTTTATAAATTTACCGGAGAAAAAAAGGCAGCGCGTAACCGCTGCTCTGCTGAAAGAATTCAGTCAATACCCGCTTAAGGACGCTGAGGTTGCGCACATCGTCAGAGATGCGGGAATTGCTCGTGGTGCTTTTTATAAATACTTCATTGACCTTATTGATGCATATCGTTACCTTTATAGGATAGCACTCAGTAAAATACATACTGATGTAAAAATCACCGATACCTTTCAGCCGGAAATCTTTTATGAGCAGGTGGTAAACTTTCTTGATCAGACTGAGCATAGTGAGTATGCGCCGCTAATCAGAATGCACATTCTTTATAATGAGAGTGTACTGCCGCATGCATATAAAAATTTGGCTAAGCTGCACCATTTATCAGCAGAAATCTGGACAGCAATGGTTTTGAGCCATGATGTAATCAGGTTGGTTTTTACAGATCCGAAAAATAAGGACAATGATTTAGCGCGCTTTAAGGAGAGCCTAATGATTTTAAAAAGGGGAAGCGTTAATGTTTTTAGCAATAAAAGAAATCAAGCGTGA
- a CDS encoding proline iminopeptidase-family hydrolase, producing the protein MTTGSKILTLDNGFHLFTRTVGEGDIKLLCVHGGPGSNHEEFENFGEELANYHVQVSMYDQLGSFYSDQPDFSDPANKKYLTIDYYLSELEEVRQKLGLDNFYLLGHSWGGLLAQEYALKYGSHLKGLIIMSMVDNIPEYITNINRLRDEMFSKFEVDYMKEVEEQERFDDPKYNELVVKLYKVYVMRHPENSGRHTVSTNATPVYNYFQGNNEFVMTGILKDWDRRADTHKITNKTLLTFGDHDTMPLDAAERMHKEIKHSRFVLTPDGGHCHSVDNPQAFFQTLGEFLTDVQTGRF; encoded by the coding sequence ATGACAACAGGAAGCAAAATTTTAACTTTAGACAATGGATTTCACTTATTTACCCGGACTGTGGGAGAAGGCGATATCAAATTATTATGCGTGCACGGCGGCCCCGGCAGTAATCACGAGGAATTTGAAAATTTTGGCGAAGAATTAGCCAATTATCACGTTCAGGTCTCCATGTATGACCAATTAGGATCTTTTTATTCCGACCAGCCGGACTTCTCTGATCCCGCTAACAAAAAGTACCTCACAATTGATTACTACTTATCCGAATTAGAAGAAGTACGGCAAAAGTTGGGACTCGACAATTTTTACCTATTGGGCCATTCGTGGGGCGGTTTATTGGCACAAGAATATGCCTTGAAATACGGCAGCCATCTCAAAGGATTGATTATCATGAGCATGGTCGACAACATTCCCGAATATATCACCAATATCAACCGTCTGCGCGACGAGATGTTTTCCAAATTCGAAGTTGATTACATGAAAGAAGTTGAAGAGCAGGAACGGTTCGACGATCCCAAATACAACGAACTGGTCGTTAAACTTTATAAAGTTTATGTTATGCGTCACCCCGAAAATTCAGGCCGTCATACTGTTTCAACCAATGCCACCCCTGTCTACAACTACTTCCAGGGCAACAATGAGTTTGTCATGACAGGCATCCTAAAAGATTGGGACCGCCGCGCGGACACGCACAAGATTACCAACAAGACCCTTTTAACTTTTGGTGATCACGATACTATGCCGCTAGATGCAGCTGAACGGATGCACAAAGAAATCAAGCATTCACGCTTTGTCTTAACACCAGATGGCGGGCACTGCCACAGCGTTGATAATCCTCAGGCCTTTTTCCAAACCCTAGGCGAATTTTTAACTGATGTTCAAACTGGACGATTTTAA
- a CDS encoding peptide ABC transporter substrate-binding protein encodes MKHKLFLPLVSSLALVFLAGCGSNQSKTTSSNNAGQHITLMQTSDLLSLDVSEHADLTTWNTLENSMEGLYKSDGKNQPAPAMATKVVKPTHNGLTYTFHLRKNAKWSDGESVTAQDFVTSWRRSVSPDSKSGYNYIFSGIENANDITSGKKPVSQLGVKALDANTLQVQLEHPMPYFNKMMVMPAFFPENRTALKKFKSRFGTKSQYFYYNGPFKVTQWDGTNDSWVLKPNKYYYAKKQIHLASLKYLVVKDANTAHELFEQNKLDDATITGVTAKELQGAKNLVHERKAGNYYLRVNLRGGRPLTNNKMRQAINLLLDRKALTKNILADGSLPAYTYTSKDLAVDPTTKKDFATETMPKEIYNVAKAKKLWRSGCAESHLTKTVNLEILGDDQTITKNVAQFLQDALEKNLPKVKVTIRNVPEKTSSSESHAGKFDLGQTLWLADFSDPISFMGILTSTNPQNYGQYKDKEFDEEYQAASLTSSSKVYWQKMRQLQQHLNQTMPVIPLYQMVESHLVNPKLKGVLRHPVGEDDYTRAYLK; translated from the coding sequence ATGAAACATAAATTATTCTTGCCGTTAGTTTCCAGCCTAGCACTGGTTTTTCTAGCTGGTTGCGGCAGTAATCAAAGCAAAACAACCAGCAGCAATAACGCAGGTCAGCACATCACATTAATGCAAACCAGTGACCTATTGTCCTTAGATGTTTCTGAACATGCCGATTTAACCACCTGGAACACACTGGAAAATTCAATGGAAGGCTTATACAAGTCAGACGGCAAAAATCAACCAGCGCCAGCAATGGCAACAAAAGTGGTTAAGCCGACCCACAATGGGCTTACTTATACCTTTCATTTACGTAAAAACGCGAAGTGGAGCGATGGCGAAAGCGTGACTGCACAAGATTTCGTTACATCTTGGCGGCGGTCCGTTTCACCCGATTCCAAGTCAGGCTATAACTACATTTTCTCCGGAATCGAAAACGCCAATGATATCACCAGCGGAAAAAAGCCAGTAAGCCAATTAGGTGTCAAAGCTCTAGATGCAAACACGCTTCAAGTTCAACTGGAACACCCAATGCCGTATTTCAACAAAATGATGGTCATGCCCGCCTTCTTCCCAGAGAACCGAACTGCACTAAAGAAGTTCAAGTCCCGTTTTGGCACCAAATCGCAATATTTTTATTACAACGGGCCGTTTAAAGTTACACAGTGGGATGGCACCAATGACAGCTGGGTCTTGAAGCCCAATAAGTATTATTACGCCAAAAAGCAGATTCACCTAGCTTCCCTGAAGTATCTGGTCGTTAAGGATGCAAACACGGCGCACGAATTATTTGAGCAGAATAAATTGGACGATGCAACGATCACTGGCGTAACCGCCAAAGAACTGCAGGGTGCCAAAAACTTGGTTCATGAACGTAAAGCCGGCAACTATTATCTGCGGGTCAACCTGCGCGGTGGTCGACCATTAACAAACAACAAAATGCGCCAGGCAATCAACCTATTATTAGACCGCAAAGCATTAACCAAAAACATCTTGGCCGATGGTTCCCTGCCCGCTTATACTTACACTTCCAAAGACCTAGCCGTCGATCCAACCACTAAGAAAGATTTTGCCACCGAAACAATGCCTAAAGAAATTTACAATGTTGCTAAGGCAAAGAAGCTTTGGCGAAGTGGATGTGCTGAAAGCCACCTAACCAAAACGGTTAACCTAGAAATTCTAGGCGATGACCAAACAATTACCAAAAACGTTGCTCAATTCCTGCAAGATGCCTTGGAAAAGAACCTGCCTAAAGTTAAAGTGACCATCCGCAATGTTCCCGAAAAAACAAGTTCCAGCGAATCCCATGCCGGCAAGTTTGACCTCGGACAGACACTGTGGCTGGCAGACTTCTCTGACCCTATCAGTTTCATGGGTATTTTAACTAGCACTAATCCCCAAAATTACGGTCAATATAAGGACAAGGAATTCGATGAAGAATACCAAGCAGCCAGTTTGACCAGCTCCTCTAAGGTTTATTGGCAAAAGATGCGGCAATTGCAACAGCATTTAAACCAAACAATGCCGGTAATTCCGCTTTACCAAATGGTCGAAAGCCACTTAGTCAATCCTAAATTAAAAGGCGTGCTGCGGCATCCAGTCGGTGAGGATGATTACACACGCGCCTATTTGAAATAA
- a CDS encoding PTS sugar transporter subunit IIA, translating into MPHPDEQLTKKSYICVGIPKKAIVWNENEKIKIVFLICINKDNSTQKALKIWQYLSYLIKDQSQVNKILKDSTYESFMKSIINFYKNVDN; encoded by the coding sequence ATGCCACACCCTGATGAACAATTAACTAAAAAAAGTTATATTTGCGTAGGTATACCAAAAAAGGCAATAGTATGGAACGAAAACGAAAAAATCAAAATAGTATTTTTAATATGTATCAATAAAGACAATTCGACACAAAAGGCTTTAAAAATTTGGCAATATCTTTCGTATCTTATTAAAGACCAGTCACAAGTAAATAAAATTCTAAAAGATTCAACTTACGAAAGTTTCATGAAATCAATTATCAATTTCTATAAAAATGTTGATAATTAA
- a CDS encoding alpha/beta hydrolase: MIHKTIPITIGNRGNGATLTTYILENFSEIDNSRKRPAILICPGGSYRYITERETEAVAIKMNSLGFHAFILRYTVTRGAFPQSLYELAASVKTVRDNCVNWMIDPNKIIVAGFSAGGHLAASLGVFWKNHFLQAELKGNADAWKPSGLMLGYPVLSSGRYAHSKSFRTLLGDNYDKYKEKVSLEKQVNSAVPPTFLWHTVSDAQVPVENSLLFAQALSQHGIPFALHIFSTGRHGISLATSETSHDKIDINSEVQIWPSLFATWVNEQFNKS; this comes from the coding sequence ATGATACATAAAACTATACCAATTACTATTGGTAATAGAGGAAATGGCGCAACTTTGACCACTTATATTTTAGAAAATTTTTCTGAAATTGATAATTCGCGTAAAAGACCTGCGATCTTAATTTGTCCTGGTGGAAGTTATCGTTATATCACTGAGAGAGAGACCGAAGCTGTAGCGATTAAAATGAATAGTTTAGGGTTTCATGCTTTTATATTAAGATATACTGTTACGCGTGGCGCTTTTCCGCAATCTTTGTATGAATTAGCTGCATCAGTTAAAACAGTTAGAGATAATTGTGTAAATTGGATGATAGATCCTAATAAAATTATTGTTGCTGGATTTTCAGCTGGCGGTCATTTGGCTGCAAGCTTAGGAGTTTTTTGGAAAAATCATTTTTTACAAGCGGAATTGAAAGGTAATGCAGACGCATGGAAGCCTAGTGGCTTAATGTTAGGCTATCCCGTGCTAAGTAGTGGACGCTATGCACATTCTAAATCTTTTCGAACATTGCTTGGAGATAATTATGATAAGTATAAGGAAAAGGTTTCCTTGGAAAAACAAGTGAATTCTGCTGTACCACCAACTTTTTTGTGGCACACAGTATCTGATGCACAAGTACCTGTTGAAAATAGTCTGCTTTTTGCTCAAGCCTTGAGTCAGCATGGTATACCATTTGCATTACATATATTTTCTACTGGTCGTCATGGCATTAGCTTAGCTACCTCTGAAACTAGTCATGACAAAATAGATATTAATTCTGAGGTTCAGATTTGGCCTAGTTTATTTGCAACTTGGGTTAATGAACAATTTAATAAGAGTTAA
- a CDS encoding alpha/beta hydrolase family protein, with protein MALIHVDFKSGVLDKSTSLYAITPEPAKLSEWDNFQILYLLHGVGDDHTKWIRRSNVEQWVKPYKLIVVSAQFEKSFYSNMVYGERYWDFLTEELPHVINRLFPISKDRVDHFVAGLSMGGFGAFKWALNYPEKFSNAASFSGVLDLQDYFQASDEMVLHKLNHKNIASFRNIGQAAMGEDLNLKDSINDLAGLIKEKSQQDLPKLYQFCGKQDPITNFNQKFRQVVQSYPKIQYKYLESDGNHDWDFWDKSLFQYLKSLPLKRI; from the coding sequence ATGGCTTTAATTCATGTTGATTTTAAATCAGGTGTTTTAGATAAATCTACTTCTTTATATGCGATAACGCCAGAACCAGCTAAATTGTCAGAATGGGATAATTTTCAAATTTTGTATTTGCTTCACGGTGTTGGAGACGATCATACAAAGTGGATACGTCGCAGTAATGTTGAACAATGGGTAAAACCCTATAAGTTAATCGTCGTTAGTGCCCAATTTGAAAAAAGCTTTTATTCTAATATGGTTTATGGAGAAAGGTATTGGGACTTCTTAACTGAAGAACTTCCGCATGTCATTAACCGCTTATTTCCAATATCTAAAGATCGTGTGGATCATTTTGTTGCTGGGCTATCAATGGGAGGATTTGGTGCATTTAAATGGGCACTTAATTATCCCGAAAAGTTTAGTAATGCTGCCAGCTTTTCAGGTGTGTTAGATCTGCAAGATTATTTTCAAGCTTCTGATGAGATGGTTTTACATAAGCTAAATCACAAAAATATAGCTTCATTTCGCAATATCGGACAAGCAGCTATGGGTGAGGATTTAAATTTAAAAGATTCGATTAATGATTTAGCAGGTTTAATAAAAGAAAAATCGCAGCAAGATTTACCTAAGTTATATCAATTCTGCGGGAAACAAGATCCCATCACTAATTTTAATCAGAAATTTAGACAGGTTGTCCAATCTTATCCAAAGATTCAGTATAAATATTTGGAGAGTGATGGCAATCATGATTGGGACTTTTGGGACAAAAGCTTATTTCAATATTTAAAATCCTTGCCACTTAAAAGGATATGA
- a CDS encoding PTS system mannose/fructose/sorbose family transporter subunit IID, with amino-acid sequence MENQTSTNKEKSVLTKGDLNKSWLLWWLFAETNHSFERMQGVSFGLSLMPALKKLYTKKEDFISSLKIHMQFFNTSANWGALIPGITLAMEEQKSRGLEVPDEAIIGTKTGLMGALAGVGDTIDWGMWLPIIFSLFIPVAKQGNGIAGILPVLIFMVVTLIESYFLFHLGYKSGMASVEKVLSGGAVNKLINGASVMGLFMMGGLAASYVKVTTPLKIVTGVKTLAVQKNILDAIAPGILPLIVVVSVYFYLDKVDKNITRVMLLLIVICLVLGGFGILS; translated from the coding sequence ATGGAAAATCAAACTTCAACTAATAAAGAAAAAAGTGTCTTAACAAAGGGAGATCTAAATAAGTCTTGGCTTTTATGGTGGCTTTTTGCAGAAACGAACCATTCCTTTGAACGTATGCAAGGTGTTTCGTTTGGACTATCTTTAATGCCCGCATTGAAAAAACTATATACTAAAAAAGAAGATTTTATTTCTTCTCTGAAAATACATATGCAGTTCTTTAATACTAGTGCTAATTGGGGTGCATTGATTCCTGGAATTACACTTGCAATGGAAGAACAAAAATCTAGGGGACTTGAGGTTCCTGATGAGGCGATTATTGGTACAAAAACTGGATTGATGGGAGCCTTAGCAGGTGTTGGTGACACAATTGATTGGGGAATGTGGCTACCAATAATTTTTAGTTTATTTATCCCTGTAGCTAAGCAAGGAAATGGTATTGCCGGTATTTTACCGGTGCTGATTTTTATGGTAGTTACATTGATTGAAAGCTACTTTTTATTCCACTTAGGTTATAAATCCGGGATGGCTTCAGTTGAAAAGGTATTATCTGGCGGCGCTGTTAATAAGTTGATTAATGGGGCCAGTGTTATGGGTCTATTTATGATGGGTGGCTTAGCTGCATCATATGTTAAAGTGACAACTCCTCTTAAAATTGTTACAGGTGTTAAAACATTAGCTGTACAGAAAAACATTTTAGATGCAATTGCTCCTGGGATTTTGCCATTAATAGTTGTTGTCAGTGTTTATTTCTATTTAGATAAAGTTGATAAAAATATTACTAGGGTAATGTTACTATTAATTGTTATTTGTTTAGTTTTAGGTGGCTTTGGAATTTTAAGTTAG
- a CDS encoding PTS sugar transporter subunit IIC, producing MAIHMTILQAVLIGLFYWFRGCRFGYTFGVTTIYSPLPAALWVGIVLGDIPTAMKVGAALQLIYLGMLVPGGAAPADPTIAALVSCSIAVVAKTNINAAVALAVPIGLLGTQINNIEYIINGFLANWTDKSVDKGDTRGVYLTAVVYPTLFKLVLYAVPMAIILYFGATQIGHLINLIPQAVLNGLNLSGAVLPAVGFAVIVQQIGKKKLLPYFLAAFFLVQYTQIPTLEIALIGLFLAYLHITFTSKTKEE from the coding sequence ATGGCCATTCATATGACTATTTTGCAAGCAGTGTTAATTGGATTGTTTTATTGGTTCCGCGGATGTAGATTCGGCTATACCTTTGGTGTTACTACTATCTATTCGCCACTGCCTGCTGCTCTTTGGGTTGGGATAGTTTTAGGTGATATTCCTACTGCTATGAAAGTAGGTGCTGCTCTACAGTTGATTTATTTGGGAATGTTAGTGCCTGGTGGCGCTGCACCTGCAGACCCGACAATTGCTGCTTTAGTCTCTTGCTCTATTGCTGTAGTAGCTAAGACTAATATCAATGCTGCGGTTGCTTTAGCTGTTCCTATCGGATTATTAGGTACGCAAATTAATAATATCGAATATATTATTAACGGCTTTTTGGCAAACTGGACTGATAAAAGTGTAGATAAGGGAGATACAAGGGGAGTCTATTTGACTGCGGTTGTGTATCCGACTTTGTTTAAATTGGTATTGTATGCTGTTCCAATGGCAATAATTCTTTACTTTGGTGCCACACAAATTGGGCACTTAATAAATCTAATTCCGCAAGCTGTTTTGAATGGATTGAATTTATCTGGTGCTGTTTTGCCAGCAGTTGGTTTTGCTGTCATTGTTCAACAAATTGGCAAGAAAAAATTGCTTCCGTATTTTTTGGCAGCTTTCTTCTTGGTTCAATACACGCAAATACCTACTCTTGAAATTGCTTTGATAGGTTTATTCTTAGCATATCTGCATATAACATTTACATCGAAGACAAAGGAGGAATAA
- a CDS encoding PTS sugar transporter subunit IIB, with protein sequence MANISLLRVDDRLVHGQVVTKWIHESGAEKIIIVDDYLATNSYLSNVFKLAAPKGIDVATYSSEKFVDEINANTFGDTPLLVLFKTIKNLKKVFDLGFSVERIQIGGIGSNADRKLVYQSIALSEEEAKDLLEIQKNNVAIFFQRVPDEKEADLSVIVKKNFKNLI encoded by the coding sequence ATGGCAAATATATCTTTGTTGAGAGTAGATGACCGATTAGTTCATGGACAGGTGGTGACAAAATGGATTCATGAATCCGGTGCTGAAAAAATTATTATTGTTGATGATTATTTGGCCACCAATTCTTATTTAAGTAATGTTTTTAAACTTGCTGCACCTAAAGGAATTGATGTTGCAACCTATTCTTCTGAAAAGTTTGTTGATGAGATTAACGCAAATACTTTTGGTGATACACCATTACTAGTTCTATTTAAAACTATTAAAAATCTAAAGAAAGTATTTGACTTAGGTTTTTCAGTTGAAAGGATTCAAATCGGCGGTATCGGCTCAAATGCAGATAGAAAACTGGTTTATCAAAGCATTGCTTTATCCGAAGAAGAGGCAAAAGACCTGTTAGAAATTCAAAAAAACAATGTTGCGATATTTTTCCAACGTGTACCGGATGAGAAAGAAGCAGATTTATCTGTAATTGTTAAGAAAAATTTTAAGAATTTAATATAA